One region of Salvia miltiorrhiza cultivar Shanhuang (shh) chromosome 3, IMPLAD_Smil_shh, whole genome shotgun sequence genomic DNA includes:
- the LOC131019106 gene encoding receptor kinase-like protein Xa21, producing MEKNLSCILQYAFLITITFPMLSSESKQPLSLATDQTSLLSLKHTSLLLATNWTNSTSVCTWIGVTCSLRHHRVAALNLSNMALSATIPPQLGNLSFLVSLDLTNNLFYGDLPQELSLLRRLKFISFRLNNFTGDIPPMLGQLPKLEYLSLRNNSFIGSIPKSLSNLTNLQFFDLSSNSLSGEIPKEFGRLQSLQTLSVRFNRLSGAIPSAIFNMSTLVTIDLTGNELSGSLPTHMCSNLPLLTKLGLSDNQLSGAIPTNLSQCSGLEVLSLSYNSFSGEIPSEIGYLTSLQFLALGGNNLNGILPHEIGHLQSLVTFGAEKNQIAGSIDFNIFMNMSSLQNLTLSRNKFTGNLSRDVGNITMLTKLQLQENHFTGLIPTEFGQLYHLETLDLQLNSLSGSIPHELFNISTLRILGLNGNALSGVLPTHLCHASSFLKQLYLGDNSITGEIPNAVSNCSQLTILSLHYNKFSGYIPAHLGNLRFLRKLELLRNNLTQAPSSSFITSLTNCRSLTGLSMGDNPLNGVIPASVGNLSSSLSTFYAGNCKFRGSIPVEIGNLSNLITLALQANELSGNIPLTISHLHQLQGLLLSRNMLGGSIPHAICDLFRLDTLGMRRNKFSGPIPKCLGNVSSLRNLYLDSNMLNSNIPSSLWGLKDLNSLDLSSNSLNGSLPEEISNLGGAIYINLSMNHLSGSIPRNIEKLLNLVNLSLANNRLDGSILVSMGSMISLAYLDLSYNNLSGSIPKSLEALQHLDYFNGNEALCGIPKFHVQICSSISNHRSKRKKVERASFIVFGVVAFISVVSLAFIIVRNKRKDKTTREVDELIFIVPERISYYELLQATERFDESNLLGTGSSCSVYKGILNNGKDIIVKVFDMQLEGISRIFDVECEILRSIRHRNLRSVISSCSNEEFKALVLEYMPKGNLEKWLYSHNYCLNMMERLNIMIDVASALEYLHHGYSMPIVHSDLKPSNVLLDEDMVAHVSDFGIAKLLCDGDSFVLTNTLATLGYIAPEYGLEGLVSTRCDVYSYGVMLIETFTRKRPSDDMFCGDMSLKRWVEISLSDEVIDANLVMNLEEEMIDKNMKCVSSILELALKCSADSPGDRINMKQAHAELQKIKHLFSQ from the exons ATGGAGAAAAACCTTTCTTGCATTTTGCAGTATGCATTCCTAATCACCATAACCTTCCCAATGCTTTCTTCTGAATCCAAACAACCTCTGAGCCTTGCAACTGATCAAACTTCCCTTCTTTCACTCAAACATACATCTCTTTTACTTGCAACTAATTGGACCAACTCCACCTCCGTCTGCACCTGGATTGGCGTCACTTGCAGCTTGCGCCACCACAGAGTAGCTGCCTTGAATCTCTCCAACATGGCTCTCTCCGCCACCATTCCACCGCAGCTAGGAAACCTCTCCTTCCTCGTCTCCCTCGACCTCACCAACAACCTTTTCTATGGGGATTTGCCACAGGAACTGTCTCTCCTTCGCCGTTTGAAGTTCATATCTTTCCGACTCAACAACTTCACCGGAGACATTCCTCCGATGTTGGGTCAGTTACCAAAATTAGAGTACTTGTCTTTACGCAACAACAGCTTCATAG GTTCCATCCCAAAATCTCTCTCAAACCTCACAAACCTACAATTTTTTGACTTATCTTCCAATTctctaagtggagaaattccaaaaGAGTTTGGGAGACTTCAAAGTCTACAAACTCTATCAGTTCGATTCAATCGTCTATCCGGTGCAATACCATCAGCCATATTCAACATGTCGACCTTGGTGACTATAGATTTGACAGGCAATGAATTGAGTGGAAGTCTTCCAACACACATGTGCAGTAATCTTCCACTTCTTACTAAGCTTGGTCTTTCTGACAATCAGCTGAGTGGCGCGATTCCCACAAATCTATCCCAATGTTCAGGGCTTGAGGTGTTGAGCCTCTCTTACAACTCTTTTAGTGGGGAGATACCTTCAGAAATCGGCTACTTAACATCTCTTCAGTTTTTAGCTCTTGGTGGCAACAATTTGAATG GAATACTACCACATGAGATTGGCCATCTTCAGAGTCTGGTTACTTTTGGTGCTGAAAAGAATCAGATTGCGGGCTCAattgatttcaatattttcatgaatatgtCTTCTCTGCAAAACTTAACACTATCGCGTAATAAATTCACGGGGAACCTTTCAAGGGATGTCGGGAATATTACCATGCTAACAAAGTTACAACTCCAAGAAAACCATTTTACAG GGCTTATTCCCACTGAATTTGGCCAACTTTACCATTTGGAGACATTAGACCTACAATTGAACAGCTTGAGTGGTTCGATTCCACATGagctctttaacatttcaactctTCGGATTCTTGGACTTAACGGCAATGCTCTGTCAGGGGTTCTTCCAACCCATTTATGCCATGCCTCTTCCTTTCTAAAACAACTTTATCTTGGCGACAACTCTATCACCGGAGAAATACCCAACGCTGTCTCTAACTGTTCTCAACTCACAATTCTCTCACTTCATTATAACAAATTCAGTGGTTATATACCTGCTCATCTTGGCAACCTAAGATTTCTTCGAAAACTTGAACTGCTCAGAAACAATCTTACCCAGGCGCCATCTTCTTCCTTCATTACTTCATTGACAAATTGCAGGTCTCTAACTGGTTTGTCAATGGGTGATAATCCTCTAAATGGTGTCATTCCAGCTTCTGTCGGGAATTTATCTTCCTCACTTTCAACATTCTATGCCGGCAACTGCAAATTCAGAGGCAGCATTCCAGTTGAAATAGGCAATTTAAGCAATTTGATTACATTGGCTTTGCAAGCCAATGAGTTATCTGGTAATATTCCACTAACTATAAGCCATTTGCATCAACTTCAAGGATTACTTCTGTCTCGTAACATGTTGGGAGGCTCAATACCACATGCTATATGTGATCTATTCCGCCTCGATACTTTAGGTATGAGGCGGAATAAATTTTCAGGCCCAATTCCTAAATGTCTAGGAAATGTCTCTTCTTTAAGAAATCTTTATCTAGACTCCAACATGTTGAATTCAAACATACCTTCAAGTTTATGGGGCCTAAAAGATTTGAACTCTCTAGACTTGTCCTCGAATTCATTGAATGGATCCTTACCTGAAGAGATAAGTAACTTAGGAGGAGCAATATATATAAACCTATCGATGAATCACTTGTCAGGGTCAATTCCGAGAAATATCGAGAAGTTGCTGAATTTGGTTAATCTGTCTTTGGCAAATAATAGACTAGATGGTTCTATTCTTGTGTCTATGGGAAGCATGATCAGTTTGGCATATCTCGACTTGTCGTACAACAACCTCTCTGGTTCAATTCCAAAGTCTTTAGAAGCACTTCAACACCTCGACTACTTTAAT GGTAATGAGGCATTGTGTGGAATCCCCAAGTTCCATGTCCAAATTTGCTCTTCAATTTCTAATCACAGATCAAAGAGAAAGAAGGTGGAACGAGCTTCATTTATTGTTTTCGGGGTTGTGGCTTTCATCTCAGTTGTTTCTTTGGCCTTTATAATTGTCAGAAACAAAAGGAAAGATAAGACGACTAGAGAAGTTGATGAGTTGATATTCATTGTGCCGGAAAGAATCTCTTATTATGAACTGCTGCAAGCAACAGAAAGATTCGATGAAAGCAATTTACTTGGCACTGGGAGTTCTTGCTCTGTTTATAAAGGAATTCTTAACAATGGGAAGGATATCATTGTCAAGGTGTTTGATATGCAGCTAGAAGGTATTTCAAGAATATTCGATGTCGAATGTGAGATACTACGTAGCATTCGACATAGGAATCTGAGAAGCGTTATAAGCAGTTGCTCCAATGAAGAGTTCAAGGCATTAGTACTTGAATATATGCCAAAGGGAAACCTTGAAAAATGGTTATATTCCCACAACTATTGCTTGAATATGATGgaaagattgaatataatgattGATGTTGCATCTGCTTTGGAGTATCTTCACCACGGTTATTCAATGCCCATTGTCCACAGCGATTTGAAGCCGAGTAATGTGCTGTTAGATGAAGACATGGTTGCCCATGTAAGCGACTTTGGAATAGCAAAGTTGTTATGCGATGGAGATAGCTTTGTGTTAACCAACACGCTAGCAACATTGGGTTACATCGCTCCAG AGTATGGTTTGGAAGGGCTAGTTTCAACAAGGTGTGATGTGTATAGCTACGgggtgatgttgattgaaactTTTACGAGAAAAAGGCCTAGTGATGATATGTTTTGCGGAGATATGAGCTTAAAGAGATGGGTAGAAATCTCACTTTCAGATGAAGTGATAGATGCCAACTTAGTCATGaatttggaggaagaaatgaTTGACAAGAATATGAAGTGTGTATCATCCATACTCGAATTGGCTTTGAAATGCTCTGCCGACTCTCCCGGGGATAGAATCAACATGAAACAAGCACATGCAGAGTTGCAGAAAATCAAACATCTATTTTCCCAATGA